The following proteins come from a genomic window of Pyxidicoccus sp. MSG2:
- a CDS encoding PAS domain-containing sensor histidine kinase, translated as MHESPSHRQLLPAVLGASALASLVAWASWRLGAESLLARVLTPAALVLVTTGTLAVLWTRASRRAHLEREAALRSATDASALREAVMDVTPVGFAFFDRELRYVHVNTALAAMNGLPAPQHLGHHVTEVMPDLGRLLAPQLQRALQTDAPIQDPCLQVETPAAPGEPRFWFGSYSRVRGTGGEVLGVIAALSELTERMRAEQSLQEHEDRLDVLTRSLPDYLWGGKLRGGVLRDFYCTPVIERTTGYPASAFVQPGPDGGPPPLWAEMVHPEDRARYRTCIEGLAPGAEVELEHRLICSDGRVRWVRSRAAASALDSQRELHVGCVVTDVTDRRLADDLRQRLHASFRRSAQEWRRTFDAVSSPLIVLGADGIIQRLNAAAIALFDGMDPSGQPLSTAPYSPLRASALLLVELLRRTHGSAAREVTDPPSRRAWELSAAWVDEAGGEDSRIILVATEVTRLMELQARLRRHETMAAMGAIVAGVAHEVRNPLFSISAVVDAVDATFGSRAELQPYLEVLRGEVKRLNHLTQELFEYGRPTRGEWVDGPVRPVVEDALSACAMAAEQAGVAVASALAVELPPVRMDSRRLFHVFRNVVENAVQHSPSGATVRVATEAVEEDGRAWVRCTVHDGGPGFRDEDLPHVFEPFFSKRRGGTGLGLSIVQRILEEHQGTIRLRNADTGGAEVTLLLPAVSSPPATQSVDSLAS; from the coding sequence ATGCACGAGTCCCCCTCCCACCGACAGTTGCTCCCGGCCGTCCTCGGGGCCTCGGCCCTCGCCTCGCTCGTCGCCTGGGCGAGCTGGCGCCTGGGCGCCGAAAGCCTCCTGGCCCGCGTCCTCACCCCGGCCGCCCTGGTGCTCGTCACCACCGGCACGCTGGCCGTGTTGTGGACCCGCGCCTCGCGTCGCGCCCACCTGGAGCGCGAGGCCGCCCTGCGCAGCGCCACCGACGCCAGCGCCCTGCGCGAGGCCGTCATGGACGTCACGCCCGTGGGCTTCGCCTTCTTCGACCGCGAGCTGCGCTACGTCCACGTCAACACCGCGCTCGCCGCGATGAACGGCCTGCCCGCCCCCCAGCACCTCGGTCACCATGTCACCGAGGTGATGCCCGACCTGGGCCGGCTCCTCGCGCCCCAGCTCCAGCGCGCCCTCCAGACGGACGCCCCCATCCAGGACCCCTGCCTCCAGGTGGAGACCCCCGCCGCCCCCGGCGAGCCCCGCTTCTGGTTCGGCAGCTACTCGCGCGTGCGCGGCACCGGAGGTGAGGTGCTCGGCGTCATCGCCGCCCTGTCCGAGCTCACCGAGCGCATGCGCGCCGAGCAGAGCCTCCAGGAGCATGAGGACCGGCTCGACGTCCTCACCCGCTCGCTGCCCGACTACCTCTGGGGCGGCAAGCTGCGCGGCGGCGTGCTGCGCGACTTCTACTGCACCCCCGTCATCGAGCGCACCACCGGCTACCCCGCCTCCGCCTTCGTCCAGCCCGGCCCCGACGGCGGCCCCCCACCCCTCTGGGCGGAGATGGTCCACCCCGAGGACCGCGCCCGCTACCGCACCTGCATCGAGGGGCTCGCCCCCGGCGCGGAGGTGGAGCTGGAGCACCGCCTCATCTGCTCCGACGGCCGCGTGCGCTGGGTGCGCAGCCGCGCCGCCGCCTCCGCGCTCGACTCGCAGCGCGAGCTGCACGTGGGCTGCGTCGTCACCGACGTCACGGACCGGCGCCTCGCCGACGATTTGCGCCAGCGCCTCCACGCCAGCTTCCGCCGCTCCGCGCAGGAGTGGCGTCGCACCTTCGACGCCGTCTCCTCGCCCCTCATCGTCCTCGGCGCCGACGGCATCATCCAGCGCCTCAACGCCGCCGCCATCGCCCTGTTCGACGGCATGGACCCGTCCGGCCAGCCGCTCTCCACCGCGCCCTACTCGCCGCTGCGCGCCAGCGCCCTGCTCCTGGTGGAGCTGCTGCGCCGCACCCACGGCAGCGCCGCGCGCGAGGTGACGGACCCGCCCTCGCGCCGCGCGTGGGAGCTGTCCGCGGCGTGGGTGGACGAGGCCGGCGGCGAGGACTCGCGCATCATCCTCGTGGCCACGGAAGTCACGCGACTGATGGAGCTGCAGGCCCGCCTGCGCCGCCATGAAACGATGGCCGCCATGGGCGCCATCGTCGCCGGCGTGGCCCACGAGGTGCGCAACCCCCTCTTCTCCATCTCCGCCGTGGTGGACGCAGTGGACGCGACGTTCGGCTCCCGCGCGGAATTGCAGCCGTACCTGGAGGTGCTGCGCGGCGAGGTGAAGCGGCTCAACCACCTCACGCAGGAGTTGTTCGAGTACGGCCGCCCCACCCGGGGCGAGTGGGTGGACGGCCCCGTGCGGCCCGTCGTGGAGGACGCCCTGTCCGCGTGCGCGATGGCCGCGGAGCAGGCCGGCGTGGCGGTGGCGAGCGCGCTGGCGGTGGAGTTGCCGCCGGTGCGCATGGACTCGCGGCGCCTGTTCCACGTCTTCCGCAACGTGGTGGAGAACGCGGTGCAGCACTCGCCCTCCGGCGCCACCGTGCGCGTGGCCACCGAGGCGGTGGAAGAGGACGGCCGCGCCTGGGTGCGCTGCACCGTGCACGACGGCGGGCCGGGCTTCCGCGATGAAGACCTCCCCCACGTCTTCGAGCCCTTCTTCAGCAAGCGCCGTGGCGGCACCGGCCTGGGCCTGTCCATCGTCCAGCGCATCCTCGAGGAGCACCAGGGCACCATCCGCCTGCGCAACGCCGATACAGGAGGCGCCGAGGTGACGCTGCTCCTGCCGGCCGTTTCCTCGCCTCCGGCAACCCAATCCGTAGACTCCCTGGCCTCATGA
- a CDS encoding CapA family protein: MASNNIAHPGGLGLSILAVGDVFVDRDDPATAFHSARDVLGSGDVVFGNCEGVFSDDIHRAPSAGSTLTAPAANAAPLARAGFDIMSLANNHSLDGGHAALLSMRRTLADLDIATVGAGANLAEATAPVYLERNGTRLAFLAFSSVFPYGHEARPGVPGLAPFRAHTRYTPVDLNVWNPGMAPVVSTEPLVEDQKAFIKSLTEARAKADIVVASFHWGDSTVPFSLTDHERRTARLAIDNGADVVVGHHHHMLRGVEFHSGKPIFYGLGHYVFDLPNLAERLAKDGYLGVGRPEEMAAWARKFGEYMIRPREGYPLLPFHPDSRLTGAAVIHIAPSGRISAGFLPAIINPANEPIHVSADSDEGRRVIAYLERCCTTEQLPTRLVAPRPDSGLPTSCIEFVSTSTD; encoded by the coding sequence GTGGCCTCAAACAACATCGCTCATCCCGGTGGACTCGGGCTGTCGATCCTCGCTGTGGGCGATGTCTTCGTGGACCGCGACGACCCGGCGACGGCCTTCCACTCCGCCCGCGACGTCCTGGGCTCCGGTGACGTCGTCTTCGGCAACTGCGAGGGCGTCTTCAGCGACGACATCCACCGTGCCCCGAGCGCCGGCTCGACGCTCACGGCGCCCGCGGCGAACGCCGCCCCATTGGCCAGGGCGGGCTTCGACATCATGTCATTGGCCAACAACCACAGTCTCGATGGGGGACATGCCGCGCTGCTGTCCATGCGCCGGACCCTGGCCGACCTGGACATCGCCACGGTGGGCGCGGGCGCGAATCTCGCGGAGGCCACCGCGCCCGTGTATCTCGAGCGCAATGGAACACGGCTGGCCTTCCTGGCTTTCAGCTCCGTGTTTCCCTACGGCCATGAGGCGCGCCCGGGTGTCCCCGGTCTGGCTCCCTTCCGTGCACACACCCGATACACTCCCGTGGATCTGAACGTATGGAATCCGGGCATGGCCCCCGTGGTGAGCACCGAGCCGCTGGTCGAGGACCAGAAGGCGTTCATCAAAAGCCTCACCGAAGCACGCGCGAAGGCAGACATCGTCGTCGCCAGCTTCCACTGGGGTGACTCCACCGTGCCGTTCTCGCTGACCGACCACGAACGACGGACGGCCCGGCTCGCCATCGATAACGGGGCCGACGTCGTCGTGGGCCACCATCATCACATGCTCCGCGGTGTCGAGTTCCATTCCGGAAAACCCATCTTCTACGGTCTGGGACACTATGTGTTCGACCTGCCGAACCTGGCTGAGCGCCTCGCGAAAGACGGTTACCTGGGCGTGGGACGGCCGGAAGAGATGGCGGCATGGGCTCGCAAGTTCGGCGAGTACATGATTCGCCCGCGGGAGGGCTACCCACTGCTGCCGTTTCACCCGGATTCCAGGCTGACCGGCGCGGCGGTGATCCACATCGCGCCGTCCGGGCGCATCTCCGCCGGCTTCCTGCCCGCGATCATCAATCCGGCCAACGAGCCGATACACGTGTCCGCGGACAGCGACGAAGGCAGGCGGGTGATTGCCTATCTCGAACGCTGCTGCACGACCGAACAGCTTCCTACAAGGCTGGTCGCCCCTCGGCCCGACTCCGGACTGCCCACCTCGTGCATCGAGTTCGTCTCGACCTCAACCGACTGA
- a CDS encoding phosphoribosyltransferase has protein sequence MRGPEFLDRYEGGRELAGLLRQYTHRPDTVVLALPRGGVPVAYEVAKALGVPLDVFLVRKLGAPSHEELAMGAIASGGMRIINREVVEELGISRGEIDATAEREGVELQRREVKYRDGRPPPDVRGRNVILVDDGLATGTTMRAAVAALRQQEPARIVVAVPVGAVESCEDLAEEADEVLCVRRPRPFYAVGLWYRDFAQTSDEEVRELLTLASLERQAGAEQPSAP, from the coding sequence ATGCGAGGGCCCGAGTTCCTGGACCGTTACGAGGGAGGCCGTGAGCTCGCGGGCCTCCTCCGCCAGTACACGCATCGGCCGGACACGGTGGTGCTGGCGTTGCCGAGGGGCGGCGTGCCTGTCGCCTACGAGGTCGCGAAAGCGCTGGGCGTGCCGCTCGACGTGTTCCTCGTGCGCAAGCTGGGCGCGCCCTCGCATGAGGAGCTGGCGATGGGGGCCATCGCCTCCGGAGGGATGCGCATCATCAACCGCGAGGTGGTGGAGGAGCTGGGCATCTCGCGGGGGGAAATCGACGCGACGGCGGAGCGCGAGGGAGTGGAGCTCCAGCGACGGGAGGTGAAGTACCGCGATGGGCGCCCTCCCCCGGACGTGCGCGGGCGCAACGTCATCCTGGTGGACGACGGCCTGGCCACGGGCACCACCATGCGCGCCGCGGTGGCCGCGCTCCGTCAGCAGGAGCCCGCCCGCATCGTGGTCGCCGTGCCGGTGGGTGCCGTCGAGTCGTGCGAGGACCTGGCGGAGGAGGCGGACGAGGTCCTCTGTGTCCGTCGGCCGCGGCCCTTCTACGCCGTGGGCCTGTGGTACCGCGACTTCGCACAGACCTCGGATGAGGAGGTGCGGGAGTTGCTGACGCTAGCGTCGCTGGAGAGGCAGGCGGGTGCGGAACAACCCTCGGCACCTTGA
- a CDS encoding TPM domain-containing protein, whose amino-acid sequence MRAWLSWVVLFCALGTPALGVTVEKVPRPPRGTWAVDHTSTRVLTQETKAEVERIATELNDRGLGQLAVVVVDTTSGRPSREFALDLFNRWGIGHAGRDDGVLLFVALNDRKAEIILGDGVDEPADEQASDAVMAEGIVPGFKRRDPNSAVREGARGLKALIENSSLNNPGAAAPSTEPQAVTDAVPDTGAQGFTPEPEMYRPEESDSPSGLGFVAGGAGVLGAAGLAGRAVYRRRPRKCGTCGTPRVRLDERADDDHLDQGQRLEESMGSVDYDVWWCGPCEDALVDRYGALFTSHVRCDRCKYVTVKKTSRTLRAATYDHGGEVEVTRNCHHCHHTSTSRHSTPRRTRSSSSSSSSSRSSSSFGGGRSSGGGSSGSW is encoded by the coding sequence ATGCGCGCATGGTTGAGCTGGGTGGTCCTGTTCTGCGCCCTGGGTACTCCGGCCCTGGGCGTCACGGTGGAGAAGGTACCCCGGCCTCCACGGGGCACCTGGGCGGTGGACCACACGTCCACCCGCGTCCTCACGCAGGAGACGAAGGCGGAGGTGGAGCGGATTGCCACCGAGCTGAACGACCGAGGGCTCGGCCAGCTCGCGGTGGTGGTGGTGGACACCACGTCGGGACGCCCCTCGCGTGAGTTCGCGCTGGACCTCTTCAACCGGTGGGGCATCGGCCATGCCGGGCGGGACGACGGCGTGCTCCTCTTCGTCGCGCTGAACGACCGCAAGGCGGAGATCATCCTCGGAGACGGAGTGGATGAGCCCGCCGACGAGCAGGCCAGCGACGCGGTGATGGCAGAGGGCATCGTCCCCGGCTTCAAGCGTCGCGACCCGAACTCCGCCGTGCGCGAGGGCGCGAGGGGCTTGAAGGCGCTCATCGAAAACTCGAGCCTGAACAATCCCGGCGCGGCAGCCCCGAGCACAGAGCCGCAGGCCGTCACGGACGCCGTCCCTGACACGGGAGCCCAGGGCTTCACTCCGGAACCGGAGATGTACCGTCCGGAGGAGTCCGACTCCCCGTCGGGCCTCGGCTTCGTCGCGGGAGGCGCGGGCGTGCTCGGCGCTGCGGGTCTGGCCGGCCGTGCCGTCTACCGCCGTCGCCCGCGCAAGTGCGGCACGTGTGGCACCCCCCGGGTACGGCTCGACGAGCGCGCTGATGACGACCACCTCGACCAGGGCCAGCGACTCGAGGAGTCGATGGGCTCGGTGGACTACGACGTCTGGTGGTGCGGCCCGTGCGAGGACGCGCTCGTGGACCGCTATGGTGCGCTGTTCACCAGCCACGTGCGCTGCGACAGGTGCAAGTACGTCACGGTCAAGAAGACGAGCCGGACCCTGCGCGCCGCGACGTATGACCATGGCGGCGAGGTGGAGGTGACGCGCAACTGCCACCACTGCCACCACACCTCCACGTCGCGCCACTCCACGCCCCGGCGCACCCGGTCCAGCTCGTCCTCCTCCAGTTCGAGCCGCAGCAGCTCCTCGTTCGGAGGCGGGCGCTCCTCGGGAGGTGGCTCCAGCGGAAGCTGGTAG